One window from the genome of Jiangella alba encodes:
- a CDS encoding MaoC/PaaZ C-terminal domain-containing protein — protein sequence MTVPWLPPVGASSVFRKTVTESDVGLFAGITGDFAPQHVDDEYMRSRPQGRRIAHGVLTLGLTSTAAARLCDAHGVTAVSYGYDRVRFLRPVYLGETVTVDYVVERVDEAARKAFAAMTATAQDGERCLVGTHVLYCYPPEGAA from the coding sequence ATGACCGTCCCGTGGTTGCCGCCGGTCGGCGCGAGCAGCGTCTTCCGCAAGACCGTCACCGAGTCCGACGTCGGCCTGTTCGCCGGCATCACCGGCGACTTCGCGCCGCAGCACGTCGACGACGAGTACATGCGCTCGCGGCCGCAGGGGCGCCGCATCGCGCACGGCGTGCTGACGCTGGGGCTGACGTCGACGGCGGCGGCCCGGCTGTGCGACGCGCACGGCGTGACGGCGGTGTCGTACGGCTACGACCGCGTCCGCTTCCTCCGTCCCGTCTACCTGGGCGAGACCGTCACCGTCGACTACGTCGTCGAGCGCGTCGACGAGGCCGCCCGGAAGGCATTCGCGGCGATGACCGCGACCGCCCAGGACGGCGAGCGCTGCCTCGTCGGCACCCACGTCCTCTACTGCTACCCGCCGGAAGGAGCCGCGTGA
- a CDS encoding ABC transporter substrate-binding protein encodes MREKGRRTTRATARASTRAIARATARASTRAIARTTARARTRARTGARASTRARGRARTRTRTAAAAVAALTLALVLAGCGGDSTAADGRVEITVWHTESTPTTVAAMDEIIADYEAANPGVTVNQESVGWGDLQVKFQAALAAGDLPEITQVEPMFVRTLYSQDLLVPLDDVVDSLGDDYLPQLRDMFALPDGHDYGVVHAWGTDSVVYRADLYANAPGAGTPEDLKTWDDSVEQWRAVSEANDDAYGLMLAGDAAHNVNEEVYLWLGSNGGHLFDENGHVTIDTPQMREVLEYWVELRDSGALSPAWSSQTYADSLSSLALGEAATIFSFGRATYTFEDQAPELVPGEDIKVAPNRPVGPSGDDWITQLDAEPWVVFKDSPDAEAAADFLEFFFEQQNYLRWIGSVPTQLLPVRASTFDDPEYRALPEVRDWGFWIDQQRQMLDSGQAYPLMVTQWSDLELPYVSDLYGSEILVDMVMDVVENDKDVDEALDDAQARADELLSPLYDD; translated from the coding sequence ATGCGCGAGAAGGGCCGACGCACCACCCGGGCCACGGCCCGAGCCAGCACCCGCGCCATCGCCCGGGCCACGGCCCGAGCCAGCACCCGCGCCATCGCCCGGACCACGGCCCGAGCCCGGACCCGAGCCCGGACCGGAGCCCGGGCCAGCACCCGGGCCCGAGGCCGCGCCCGCACCAGAACCCGAACCGCCGCCGCTGCCGTCGCGGCGCTGACGCTGGCGCTGGTGCTGGCCGGCTGCGGCGGCGACTCCACCGCGGCCGACGGCCGGGTCGAGATCACCGTCTGGCACACCGAGTCGACACCGACGACGGTCGCGGCGATGGACGAGATCATCGCCGACTACGAGGCCGCGAACCCGGGCGTCACCGTCAACCAGGAGTCGGTCGGCTGGGGCGACCTGCAGGTGAAGTTCCAGGCGGCGCTGGCCGCGGGCGACCTGCCGGAGATCACCCAGGTCGAGCCGATGTTCGTCCGCACGCTCTACTCGCAGGACCTGCTGGTGCCGCTGGACGACGTGGTCGACTCGCTCGGCGACGACTACCTGCCGCAGCTGCGCGACATGTTCGCGCTGCCCGACGGCCACGACTACGGGGTGGTGCACGCGTGGGGCACCGACTCCGTCGTCTACCGCGCCGACCTGTACGCGAACGCGCCCGGCGCCGGCACCCCCGAGGACCTGAAGACGTGGGACGACTCGGTCGAGCAGTGGCGGGCGGTGTCTGAGGCGAACGACGACGCGTACGGGCTGATGCTGGCCGGCGACGCCGCGCACAACGTCAACGAGGAGGTGTACCTCTGGCTCGGCTCCAACGGCGGGCACCTGTTCGACGAGAACGGGCACGTCACCATCGACACGCCGCAGATGCGTGAGGTGCTGGAGTACTGGGTCGAGCTGCGCGACAGCGGGGCGCTCTCGCCGGCGTGGTCGTCGCAGACGTACGCGGACAGCCTCAGCTCGCTGGCGCTGGGCGAGGCCGCCACGATCTTCTCCTTCGGCCGGGCCACGTACACGTTCGAGGACCAGGCGCCGGAGCTGGTGCCGGGCGAGGACATCAAGGTCGCGCCGAACCGGCCGGTCGGGCCGTCCGGCGACGACTGGATCACCCAGCTCGACGCCGAGCCGTGGGTCGTGTTCAAGGACTCCCCCGACGCCGAGGCGGCCGCGGACTTCCTGGAGTTCTTCTTCGAGCAGCAGAACTACCTGCGCTGGATCGGCAGCGTCCCCACCCAGCTGCTGCCGGTGCGCGCGTCGACGTTCGACGACCCGGAGTACCGGGCGCTGCCGGAGGTGCGCGACTGGGGGTTCTGGATCGACCAGCAGCGCCAGATGCTCGACTCCGGCCAGGCCTACCCGCTCATGGTGACGCAGTGGTCGGACCTGGAGCTGCCGTACGTGAGCGACCTCTACGGCTCGGAGATCCTCGTCGACATGGTCATGGACGTCGTCGAGAACGACAAGGACGTCGACGAGGCGCTGGACGACGCCCAGGCAAGGGCCGACGAGCTGCTGTCCCCGCTCTACGACGACTGA
- a CDS encoding family 1 encapsulin nanocompartment shell protein, which translates to MNNLHRELAPVSAAAWADIEAEARRTFVQYVAARRVVDVIGPGDDVLHGVGTGHLRTLDAPGDGVLARSREVKPVVELRVPFTVDRQAVDDVERGAKDADWQPVKDAAKQIAYAEDRAIVAGFAAAGIEGIVAGTTNTPIALPGDVRDLPDVAAHALTTLRLAGVGGPYSLLLSADVYTAVEETTDHGYPIREHVARVLHDGEIVFAPAIDGGLLLSARGGDYELHLAQDLSIGYLSHDADSVTLYFEEAFTFLVQTGESGVALES; encoded by the coding sequence ATGAACAACCTGCACCGTGAACTCGCGCCCGTCTCGGCGGCCGCCTGGGCCGACATCGAGGCCGAGGCGCGCCGCACGTTCGTCCAGTACGTCGCCGCCCGTCGCGTCGTCGACGTCATCGGCCCGGGCGACGACGTCCTGCACGGGGTCGGCACCGGCCACCTGCGCACGCTCGACGCACCCGGCGACGGCGTGCTGGCGCGCAGCCGCGAGGTGAAGCCGGTCGTCGAGCTGCGCGTCCCCTTCACCGTCGACCGCCAGGCCGTCGACGACGTCGAACGCGGCGCCAAGGACGCCGACTGGCAGCCGGTGAAGGACGCGGCGAAGCAGATCGCGTACGCCGAGGACCGCGCCATCGTGGCCGGCTTCGCGGCGGCCGGCATCGAGGGCATCGTGGCCGGCACCACCAACACCCCCATCGCGCTGCCCGGCGACGTCCGCGACCTCCCCGACGTCGCCGCGCACGCCCTCACCACGCTGCGCCTCGCCGGTGTCGGCGGCCCGTACAGCCTGCTGCTGTCGGCGGACGTGTACACGGCGGTCGAGGAGACCACCGACCACGGCTACCCCATCCGCGAGCACGTCGCCCGCGTCCTGCACGACGGCGAGATCGTCTTCGCCCCCGCCATCGACGGCGGCCTGCTGCTCTCGGCCCGCGGCGGCGACTACGAGCTGCACCTCGCCCAGGACCTCTCCATCGGCTACCTCTCCCACGACGCCGACTCGGTGACGCTGTACTTCGAGGAGGCCTTCACCTTCCTCGTCCAGACAGGCGAATCCGGCGTGGCGCTGGAGAGCTAG
- a CDS encoding metallophosphoesterase family protein yields MRRTLLGYAVVATVLVVAGVVGVRLVLGPPSDPAPAAVAGEPAPPVTDDPLARMAVAGDTGTGDAAERATVAEMVAQSERGGGGYDAVLLLGDLVYEDGDAERVDDAVTEPFAPLLDDGVPLLPVLGNHDYESGEQAQIMAALGRDATWYEQRVGPARVLVLDTERTGDPDQTAWLEQRLAAPQPAGTWTVVALHRPPYSAGQHGSDPRVRADWVPLFDEYDVPLVLAGHDHDYQRSDVLDGVVYVVSGAGAKLRPTGQADFTAVSSSTLHYVDLLVYADRLVGRAIDQSGALVDVFTVPR; encoded by the coding sequence GTGCGCCGCACCCTGCTGGGTTACGCCGTCGTCGCCACGGTGCTGGTGGTGGCGGGCGTCGTCGGGGTGCGGCTGGTGCTGGGGCCGCCGTCCGACCCGGCGCCGGCCGCGGTGGCGGGCGAGCCGGCGCCGCCGGTGACCGACGACCCGCTGGCGCGCATGGCCGTCGCGGGCGACACCGGGACCGGCGACGCGGCCGAGCGGGCCACCGTCGCGGAGATGGTGGCGCAGTCCGAGCGTGGCGGAGGCGGCTACGACGCGGTGCTGCTGCTGGGCGACCTCGTCTACGAGGACGGCGACGCCGAGCGGGTCGACGACGCCGTCACCGAGCCGTTCGCGCCGCTGCTCGACGACGGCGTGCCGCTGCTGCCGGTGCTCGGCAACCACGATTACGAGAGCGGCGAGCAGGCCCAGATCATGGCGGCGCTCGGCCGCGACGCCACCTGGTACGAGCAGCGGGTCGGGCCGGCGCGGGTGCTCGTCCTCGACACCGAGCGCACCGGCGACCCGGACCAGACGGCGTGGCTGGAGCAGCGGCTGGCGGCGCCGCAGCCGGCCGGCACATGGACCGTCGTCGCGCTGCACCGGCCGCCGTACTCGGCCGGGCAGCACGGCTCGGACCCGCGGGTGCGGGCCGACTGGGTGCCGCTGTTCGACGAGTACGACGTGCCGCTGGTGCTGGCCGGCCACGACCACGACTACCAGCGCTCGGACGTGCTGGACGGTGTCGTCTACGTGGTGTCGGGGGCGGGTGCGAAGCTGCGGCCGACCGGGCAGGCCGACTTCACCGCCGTCAGCTCGTCCACCCTGCACTACGTGGACCTGCTGGTCTACGCCGACCGCCTGGTCGGGCGGGCGATCGACCAGTCGGGCGCGCTGGTCGACGTGTTCACGGTGCCGCGGTAG
- a CDS encoding carbohydrate ABC transporter permease codes for MSLTRTTTPAPPRARADGPRPRRRMPGWFWGALLLSPAFLLVAGVIAAPIAYLVRLSFTDAHAYLPKFGSVGFDNYVALLRAPHFWDSVRTTVWYAGLTVGLQLVLGVLIALLLHQRFRGRGVVRLVALAPYMVPSIVVALVFRWLLDPTTGAYSWLVGKVWPGSEPPNLLSPNHIFWSLVAVSVWMFTPFIVISVLARLQTVDPSVVEAATVDGAGAWRRFWHIVLPELKPVLYTLILLRFMFMFTKFDVVYLFAGTGTEVRTLPVLTFQRIFGEARLGSGAAVAMVLFVLLMIFTTVYLRTLYREREETA; via the coding sequence ATGTCTCTGACGCGAACGACGACGCCCGCGCCGCCACGCGCCCGCGCGGACGGCCCACGCCCACGCCGGCGCATGCCCGGCTGGTTCTGGGGCGCACTGCTGCTCTCCCCCGCGTTCCTGCTGGTGGCCGGTGTCATCGCGGCGCCGATCGCCTACCTGGTGCGGCTCAGCTTCACCGACGCGCACGCCTACCTGCCGAAGTTCGGCTCGGTCGGGTTCGACAACTACGTGGCGCTGCTGCGCGCGCCGCACTTCTGGGACAGCGTCCGCACGACGGTCTGGTACGCGGGCCTGACGGTGGGCCTGCAGCTGGTGCTCGGCGTGCTCATCGCGCTGCTGCTGCACCAGCGCTTCCGCGGCCGCGGCGTCGTCCGGCTGGTGGCGCTGGCGCCGTACATGGTGCCGTCGATCGTGGTGGCGCTGGTGTTCCGCTGGCTGCTCGACCCCACCACGGGCGCCTACTCGTGGCTCGTCGGCAAGGTCTGGCCCGGCTCGGAGCCGCCGAACCTGCTCAGCCCGAACCACATCTTCTGGTCGCTGGTCGCGGTGTCGGTGTGGATGTTCACCCCGTTCATCGTCATCAGCGTGCTGGCCCGGCTGCAGACGGTCGACCCGTCGGTCGTGGAGGCGGCGACGGTGGACGGCGCGGGCGCGTGGCGGCGGTTCTGGCACATCGTGCTGCCGGAGCTGAAGCCGGTGCTCTACACGCTGATCCTGCTGCGCTTCATGTTCATGTTCACCAAGTTCGACGTGGTCTATCTCTTCGCCGGCACGGGCACCGAGGTGCGCACCCTGCCCGTGCTGACGTTCCAGCGCATCTTCGGCGAGGCCCGGCTGGGTTCCGGCGCCGCCGTCGCGATGGTGCTGTTCGTGCTGCTGATGATCTTCACGACGGTGTACCTGCGCACGCTCTACCGCGAGCGGGAGGAGACGGCATGA
- a CDS encoding multicopper oxidase family protein, whose amino-acid sequence MEHPGHDHAHHHTPAAAPFPTDPAGLPEATAPATLEPGDGATVALTIAPVAKRLDGATVRMLAYNGSVPGPALTVRQDTELTVDVANEGDLETTVHWHGLRLDNSSDGVPGATQAPIAVGGRHTYRLRFPDPGLYWYHPHLREDYTQELGLYGTILVRPADDDYWPPAHRDVVLTLDDLLVEDGRIAPFSPAETTHAAMGRFGNVYLTGGDPAPGLTANAGEVVRFWLVDTANTRTFDVRVPGARMKLVGGDSGRVEHDEFVDGVVVAPSERTVVDVLFPAPGAYALEHHTPVGTHRLATVTVGATPATPDLTAAFEALGGAPDLAAERAGLDPWLAAEPDEVLSFVAELAMDHGDHGGHHAHAHGGHHGPSATADGIEWEDEMVEMNRASTSATVAWRIVDPATGEEPDWRFTAGQRVKIRLVNELESDHPMQHPFHLHGAGRFLVLARDGATEPNLVWKDTVLVRTGETVDLLFDVTNPGRWMAHCHIAEHHESGMMFGFTVDEAATAAP is encoded by the coding sequence ATGGAGCACCCCGGCCACGACCACGCGCACCACCACACGCCCGCCGCGGCGCCGTTCCCGACCGACCCGGCCGGGCTGCCCGAGGCCACCGCGCCCGCCACGCTCGAGCCCGGCGACGGCGCCACCGTCGCGCTGACCATCGCCCCGGTGGCGAAGCGGCTCGACGGCGCCACCGTGCGCATGCTCGCCTACAACGGCTCGGTCCCCGGCCCGGCGCTGACCGTCCGCCAGGACACCGAGCTCACCGTCGACGTCGCGAACGAGGGCGACCTGGAGACGACGGTGCACTGGCACGGCCTGCGCCTGGACAACAGCAGCGACGGCGTGCCGGGCGCCACGCAGGCGCCGATCGCCGTCGGCGGGCGGCACACGTACCGGCTGCGCTTCCCCGACCCCGGCCTGTACTGGTACCACCCGCACCTGCGCGAGGACTACACGCAGGAGCTCGGCCTCTACGGCACCATCCTGGTCCGCCCCGCCGACGACGACTACTGGCCGCCCGCGCACCGCGACGTCGTCCTGACGCTGGACGACCTGCTGGTCGAGGACGGCCGCATCGCGCCGTTCAGCCCGGCCGAGACGACGCACGCGGCCATGGGCCGGTTCGGCAACGTGTACCTCACCGGCGGCGACCCGGCTCCCGGGCTGACGGCGAACGCCGGCGAGGTGGTGCGGTTCTGGCTGGTCGACACCGCCAACACCCGGACGTTCGACGTGCGGGTGCCGGGCGCGCGGATGAAGCTGGTCGGCGGCGACTCCGGCCGCGTCGAGCACGACGAGTTCGTCGACGGCGTGGTGGTCGCACCGTCCGAGCGGACCGTCGTCGACGTGCTGTTCCCGGCGCCGGGCGCGTACGCGCTCGAGCACCACACCCCCGTCGGCACGCACCGGCTGGCGACGGTGACGGTCGGCGCCACCCCGGCCACACCGGACCTCACCGCGGCGTTCGAGGCCCTCGGCGGCGCGCCCGACCTCGCCGCCGAGCGGGCCGGGCTGGACCCGTGGCTCGCGGCCGAGCCGGACGAGGTGCTGTCGTTCGTCGCCGAGCTCGCCATGGACCACGGCGACCACGGCGGCCACCATGCCCACGCCCACGGCGGCCACCACGGCCCCAGTGCGACCGCGGACGGCATCGAGTGGGAGGACGAGATGGTGGAGATGAACCGCGCCTCGACCTCCGCCACCGTCGCCTGGCGCATCGTCGACCCCGCTACCGGCGAGGAGCCCGACTGGCGCTTCACCGCCGGCCAGCGGGTGAAGATCCGGCTGGTCAACGAGCTGGAGTCGGACCATCCGATGCAGCACCCGTTCCACCTGCACGGCGCCGGCCGGTTCCTCGTCCTCGCCCGCGACGGCGCGACCGAGCCGAACCTGGTGTGGAAGGACACCGTGCTGGTCCGCACCGGCGAGACCGTCGACCTCCTGTTCGACGTGACCAACCCGGGCCGCTGGATGGCGCACTGCCACATCGCCGAGCACCACGAGAGCGGCATGATGTTCGGCTTCACCGTCGACGAGGCGGCTACCGCGGCACCGTGA
- a CDS encoding acyl-CoA dehydrogenase family protein, whose protein sequence is MLAEVDRFVETRVAPAARAIDAEAAFFPDLLTDAAALGLQGLVHSPGGGLDVAHMDLAREVTERIATASPAVALGVAGARLSAYLLAKYAPPHLRERWVTPILAARAYGSFAITEPDAGTDVRALTTVAVPDGDHYRLTGRKCWVGFAPVADVAIVLAKVGSAERDAPMVALVVDLSSAGASGRPGPELSGFRGMPNGELLFDGVLVPRGDRLDVEGFAGMMDGLNMARIDAAAYACGLLRGALLAGLARANARQAFGRPIGDLAIVQRKLGRMAADYRAARELTRRAAESFARGGGGDQDVVSMAKMFASDAARRHTDEAMQLHGALGVVVDEEVNRMHRDAKVTQIFDGTSEIHETMLGRRALRMLARGEPLTAFLDGEAVA, encoded by the coding sequence ATGCTGGCCGAGGTCGATCGGTTCGTCGAGACGCGAGTGGCGCCGGCCGCCCGGGCCATCGACGCCGAGGCCGCGTTCTTCCCGGACCTGCTCACCGACGCCGCGGCGCTGGGGCTGCAGGGCCTCGTCCACTCCCCCGGCGGCGGGCTGGACGTCGCGCACATGGACCTCGCCCGCGAGGTGACCGAGCGCATCGCGACGGCCAGCCCGGCGGTCGCGCTCGGCGTCGCGGGCGCGCGGTTGTCGGCGTACCTGCTGGCCAAGTACGCGCCGCCGCACCTGCGCGAACGCTGGGTGACGCCGATCCTGGCGGCCCGGGCGTACGGGTCGTTCGCGATCACCGAGCCCGACGCCGGCACGGACGTCCGCGCGCTCACCACCGTCGCGGTCCCCGACGGCGACCACTACCGGCTCACCGGGCGCAAGTGCTGGGTCGGTTTCGCGCCGGTCGCCGACGTCGCGATCGTGCTGGCCAAGGTCGGGAGCGCCGAGCGGGACGCGCCGATGGTCGCGCTGGTCGTCGACCTGTCCTCCGCCGGTGCCTCCGGACGGCCCGGCCCGGAGCTGTCCGGGTTCCGCGGCATGCCCAACGGCGAGCTGTTGTTCGACGGCGTGCTGGTGCCGCGCGGCGACCGGCTGGACGTCGAGGGGTTCGCCGGGATGATGGACGGCCTCAACATGGCCCGCATCGACGCCGCCGCGTACGCGTGCGGGCTGTTGCGCGGCGCGCTGCTGGCCGGCCTGGCGCGGGCCAACGCGCGGCAGGCGTTCGGGCGGCCGATCGGCGACCTCGCCATCGTCCAGCGCAAGCTCGGCCGCATGGCCGCCGACTACCGCGCCGCGCGCGAGCTGACCCGGCGCGCCGCCGAGTCGTTCGCCCGCGGTGGCGGCGGCGACCAGGACGTCGTCTCGATGGCCAAGATGTTCGCCTCCGACGCCGCCCGGCGGCACACCGACGAGGCGATGCAACTGCACGGCGCCCTGGGCGTCGTCGTCGACGAGGAGGTCAACCGCATGCACCGCGACGCCAAGGTGACGCAGATCTTCGACGGCACCAGCGAGATCCACGAGACCATGCT
- a CDS encoding carbohydrate ABC transporter permease, whose translation MTTALHRLSRVRWYLVIGVVLLVAINGFPFYWMALTSVKPGTELFSYPPTFFTTAPDLSGFQRLFETTNFLTYARNSLIIASGATVLSVVVSALAAYGLTRFPFPGSRAFSTAILYAYTFAPIVIVVPLYGMFREAGLINSHLGMILAYASFGVPFSLWLLQPFFRAIPAELEEAAFVDGANRVKSAWYVVFPQALPGLIAVSVFTFLLAWEDYLFARVLITQDDLKTLPIALHDLYNASLQDWPLLMAAAVLINLPVLIAFLFVQKYLVAGWGAGAIK comes from the coding sequence ATGACCACCGCCCTGCACCGGCTGAGCCGGGTCCGCTGGTACCTCGTGATCGGCGTCGTCCTGCTGGTCGCGATCAACGGGTTCCCGTTCTACTGGATGGCGCTGACCTCGGTGAAGCCGGGGACGGAGCTGTTCTCGTACCCGCCCACGTTCTTCACGACGGCGCCGGACCTCAGTGGTTTCCAGCGGCTGTTCGAGACCACGAACTTCCTGACGTACGCCAGGAACAGCCTGATCATCGCGTCCGGCGCGACGGTGCTGTCGGTGGTGGTGTCGGCGCTGGCGGCGTACGGGCTGACGCGGTTCCCGTTCCCCGGCAGCCGCGCGTTCAGCACGGCGATCCTCTACGCGTACACGTTCGCGCCGATCGTCATCGTCGTGCCGTTGTACGGGATGTTCCGCGAGGCCGGGCTGATCAACAGCCACCTCGGCATGATCCTCGCCTACGCCTCGTTCGGCGTGCCGTTCAGCCTGTGGCTGCTGCAGCCGTTCTTCCGGGCGATCCCGGCGGAACTGGAGGAGGCGGCGTTCGTCGACGGCGCCAACCGGGTGAAGAGCGCGTGGTACGTCGTGTTCCCGCAGGCGCTGCCGGGGCTGATCGCGGTGTCGGTGTTCACGTTCCTGCTGGCCTGGGAGGACTACCTGTTCGCCCGGGTGCTGATCACGCAGGACGACCTGAAGACGCTGCCGATCGCGCTGCACGACCTCTACAACGCCAGCCTGCAGGACTGGCCGCTGCTGATGGCGGCCGCCGTGCTCATCAACCTGCCCGTCCTCATCGCGTTCCTGTTCGTCCAGAAGTACCTGGTCGCGGGCTGGGGCGCGGGAGCCATCAAGTAG
- a CDS encoding addiction module protein, whose translation MTGRAEELLRAALALPRTDRADVAAELLASLDESGDTDRQSVEAAWAREIERRARRVLAGESSAEDWGAVRARLSDR comes from the coding sequence ATGACGGGCCGAGCCGAAGAACTGCTGCGCGCAGCGCTGGCGCTGCCCCGCACCGACCGCGCCGACGTCGCGGCCGAGCTGTTGGCGAGCCTCGATGAGTCCGGCGACACCGATCGTCAGTCCGTCGAAGCAGCTTGGGCCCGCGAGATCGAACGGCGAGCGCGTCGCGTGCTCGCAGGTGAGTCGAGTGCCGAAGACTGGGGCGCCGTCCGCGCTCGTCTCAGCGACCGTTGA
- a CDS encoding enoyl-CoA hydratase/isomerase family protein, with the protein MYVGYEVREGTAWIRIERPEKLNALDLSGWHAITAHLARAADEAPGPVVLTGTGRAFCAGDDITTFQEHATPEQGMDFFIGGLYATIEAIVTHPYPVIAAVNGIAFGGGCELVLVSDLAIAADGATFSLPEGRIGAWPTVAVGVAAHVSGRKLAGELCYEMPVLDAAEARRFGLVNRVVPADGLDDEVRATVARIGAASPHALRQTKRFLTEELITAGLPKVRRALTALVEQTLPTHDLQEGTAAFLEKRAPVFDGK; encoded by the coding sequence ATGTACGTCGGTTACGAGGTCCGTGAGGGGACCGCCTGGATCCGGATCGAGCGCCCGGAGAAGCTGAACGCGCTCGACCTGTCCGGCTGGCACGCCATCACCGCGCACCTGGCGCGGGCGGCGGACGAGGCGCCCGGCCCGGTGGTGCTGACGGGGACGGGGCGGGCGTTCTGCGCCGGCGACGACATCACCACCTTCCAGGAGCACGCCACCCCCGAGCAGGGCATGGACTTCTTCATCGGCGGGCTGTACGCGACCATCGAGGCGATCGTCACGCACCCGTACCCGGTGATCGCGGCGGTCAACGGCATCGCGTTCGGCGGCGGCTGCGAACTGGTGCTGGTCAGCGACCTCGCCATCGCCGCCGACGGCGCGACGTTCAGCCTGCCGGAGGGCCGCATCGGGGCCTGGCCGACGGTCGCCGTCGGGGTCGCGGCGCACGTCAGCGGGCGCAAGCTGGCCGGCGAGCTGTGCTACGAGATGCCGGTGCTCGACGCCGCCGAGGCGCGCCGGTTCGGCCTGGTCAACCGGGTCGTCCCGGCGGACGGGCTGGACGACGAGGTGCGCGCCACCGTCGCGCGCATCGGGGCCGCGTCGCCGCACGCGCTGCGTCAGACCAAGCGGTTCCTCACCGAGGAGCTGATCACCGCCGGGCTGCCGAAGGTGCGCCGGGCGCTGACGGCTCTGGTCGAGCAGACGCTGCCCACGCACGACCTCCAGGAGGGCACCGCCGCCTTCCTGGAGAAGCGCGCGCCGGTCTTCGACGGGAAGTGA
- a CDS encoding CaiB/BaiF CoA transferase family protein, whose product MTTLPLDGVRVLDFAHMMQGPWAAEMLGDLGADVIKVEVVGTGERGRQSGTTFLNGVSAQFLAMNRNKRSLAVDLKHPDGLRVAEALIGTADVLIQNFRPGVMERLGLGWDRARELNPGLVYCTASGYGAGVPDPRKPGQDLLAQARTGALWLTGTAGDAPTPAGPFVADVHAATMLALGATAALLERSRTGRGRLVEVDLVGAMLHQTVQEVVSTLNSGEPPRRPAGVPGSAYLEAPYGVHAAADGFVAISLTTMEALAAGLDAPELLAKFPDKEAATAGRDELNALVSALVADRPAAEVLDALDAAGVWCAPVNDHRAMTTDPYVRWDRRRLEVEHPVAGTVELAGNPITLDGDQLPARRPAPLLGEHTAELLAELGLDVGALVAGGVVEVPR is encoded by the coding sequence ATGACGACCCTCCCCCTGGACGGCGTCCGCGTCCTCGACTTCGCCCACATGATGCAGGGCCCGTGGGCCGCCGAGATGCTCGGCGACCTCGGCGCCGACGTGATCAAGGTCGAGGTCGTGGGCACCGGCGAACGCGGCCGGCAGTCCGGCACCACGTTCCTCAACGGCGTCAGCGCGCAGTTCCTCGCGATGAACCGGAACAAGCGCTCGCTGGCCGTCGACCTCAAGCACCCGGACGGGCTGCGCGTCGCGGAGGCGCTGATCGGCACCGCCGACGTGCTGATCCAGAACTTCCGGCCCGGCGTGATGGAGCGGCTCGGCCTCGGCTGGGACCGCGCGCGGGAGCTGAACCCCGGTCTCGTGTACTGCACGGCCAGCGGGTACGGCGCCGGCGTGCCGGACCCGCGCAAGCCCGGCCAGGACCTGCTGGCCCAGGCCCGCACCGGCGCGCTCTGGCTCACCGGCACCGCCGGCGACGCTCCGACGCCGGCCGGCCCGTTCGTCGCCGACGTCCACGCGGCGACGATGCTGGCCCTCGGCGCGACGGCGGCGCTGCTGGAGCGCTCGCGGACCGGCCGCGGCCGGCTGGTCGAGGTCGACCTCGTCGGCGCGATGCTGCACCAGACCGTCCAGGAGGTGGTGTCGACGCTGAACTCGGGCGAACCGCCGCGCCGCCCGGCCGGGGTGCCGGGCAGCGCGTATCTGGAGGCGCCCTACGGCGTGCACGCGGCCGCCGACGGCTTCGTCGCGATCTCGCTGACGACGATGGAGGCGCTGGCCGCGGGCCTGGACGCGCCGGAGCTGCTGGCGAAGTTCCCGGACAAGGAGGCCGCGACGGCCGGGCGGGACGAGCTGAACGCGCTGGTCAGCGCGCTGGTCGCGGACCGGCCGGCGGCCGAGGTGCTGGACGCGCTGGACGCGGCCGGCGTCTGGTGCGCGCCGGTCAACGACCACCGCGCGATGACCACCGACCCGTACGTGCGCTGGGACCGGCGCCGGCTCGAGGTCGAGCACCCGGTCGCCGGGACCGTCGAGCTGGCCGGCAACCCGATCACGCTGGACGGCGATCAACTGCCGGCCCGGCGGCCCGCTCCACTGCTCGGCGAGCACACCGCCGAACTGCTGGCCGAGCTGGGCCTGGACGTCGGCGCGCTGGTCGCCGGCGGTGTCGTGGAGGTGCCCCGATGA